One window of the Candidatus Chryseobacterium colombiense genome contains the following:
- a CDS encoding DUF393 domain-containing protein — protein MQHKHIVFFDGECGVCNFWVQWILEKDKNDEFLFASLQSDFGQRFLTERGLENKQFNTLYLWKPQQYYLIKSKAVLKISDILGGFYKLVSLLGKVFPTSFSNAIYDMVSKNRMKLSSQKCFLPDAHQKKKFIEV, from the coding sequence ATGCAACATAAACACATAGTTTTTTTCGACGGAGAGTGCGGAGTCTGTAATTTCTGGGTTCAGTGGATTTTGGAAAAGGATAAAAACGATGAATTTTTGTTTGCCTCACTTCAATCTGATTTTGGACAGAGATTTCTTACAGAACGTGGTCTTGAAAATAAACAATTCAACACCCTTTATCTCTGGAAACCTCAGCAGTATTATCTTATAAAGTCTAAAGCCGTCTTGAAGATTTCTGATATTTTAGGCGGGTTTTATAAATTAGTAAGTCTATTGGGTAAAGTATTTCCCACGTCTTTCAGTAATGCTATTTACGATATGGTTTCTAAAAACAGGATGAAACTTTCGTCTCAAAAGTGTTTTTTACCTGATGCCCATCAGAAGAAGAAATTCATAGAAGTATAA
- the katG gene encoding catalase/peroxidase HPI: MENDLNDISKCPFHNGTMKKQSVAGGGTKNLDWWPDQLRVDILRQHSSLSNPMDKDFDYAEAFKSLNLDEVKKDLHALMTDSQDWWPADFGHYGPLFIRMAWHSAGTYRVGDGRGGAGAGQQRFAPLNSWPDNVSLDKARRLLWPIKQKYGNKISWADLMILTGNVALESMGFKTFGFAGGREDVWEPDMDVYWGSEKTWLGGDLRYAHGSEGVGEKHGVLPTDDDADGDIHSRNLEKPLAAVQMGLIYVNPEGPDGNPDPIAAAKDIRDTFGRMAMNDEETVALIAGGHTFGKTHGAGPADHVGKEPEAAGIELQGLGWSSSYKSGKGTDAISSGLEVTWTETPTQWSNYFFKNLFENEWELTKSPAGAHQWVAKNGEEIIPDAFDPSKKHRPTMLTTDLSLRFDPVYEKISRKFFENPDAFADAFARAWFKLTHRDMGPKARYLGPEVPAEELIWQDPIPEVDHVLINNSDIEALKSKILDSELSISELVSTAWASASTFRGSDKRGGANGARIRLAPQRYWAVNNPTQLQKVLSVLENIRKEFNENQTGGKKVSLADLIVLAGSAGIEKAAKNAGHNVIVPFAPGRMDASQEQTDVESMGYLEPAADGFRNYLKKKFSVSTESLLIDKAQLLNLTAPELTVLVGGMRALNTNFDGSSHGILTQNPGVLNNDFFVNLLDMNTQWKSASNDNELYEGVDRKTGEKKWTATRADLVFGSNSELRAIAEVYASSDAKEKFVNDFVSAWVKVMNADRFDLV; the protein is encoded by the coding sequence ATGGAAAACGATTTGAATGACATCAGTAAATGTCCGTTTCATAACGGAACAATGAAAAAACAAAGTGTAGCAGGCGGAGGTACTAAAAATCTGGATTGGTGGCCGGATCAGTTAAGAGTAGATATTCTTCGTCAGCATTCATCTTTATCAAATCCAATGGATAAAGATTTTGATTACGCCGAAGCATTTAAAAGTCTCAATCTAGATGAGGTAAAAAAGGATCTTCATGCTTTAATGACTGATTCTCAAGATTGGTGGCCGGCAGATTTTGGACATTATGGTCCTTTATTTATCCGTATGGCTTGGCACAGTGCAGGAACTTACCGTGTGGGTGATGGTAGAGGCGGTGCGGGAGCCGGGCAACAACGTTTTGCTCCTCTTAATAGCTGGCCGGATAATGTAAGCCTGGATAAAGCGAGAAGATTGCTATGGCCGATCAAACAAAAATATGGAAATAAAATTTCCTGGGCAGATTTGATGATCCTTACAGGAAATGTGGCATTGGAATCTATGGGCTTTAAAACCTTTGGTTTTGCAGGAGGTCGTGAAGATGTTTGGGAACCGGATATGGATGTATACTGGGGGTCAGAAAAAACTTGGTTAGGAGGAGATTTACGTTATGCTCATGGTTCGGAAGGGGTCGGTGAAAAACACGGAGTCCTGCCTACAGATGATGATGCGGATGGAGACATTCATTCAAGAAATTTAGAAAAACCTTTAGCGGCGGTACAAATGGGGTTGATTTATGTAAATCCTGAAGGACCGGACGGAAATCCGGATCCTATTGCGGCTGCAAAAGACATTAGAGATACTTTCGGAAGAATGGCGATGAATGATGAAGAAACCGTAGCTTTGATTGCGGGAGGACATACTTTTGGAAAAACCCACGGAGCCGGACCTGCAGATCATGTAGGAAAAGAACCTGAGGCGGCCGGAATTGAACTTCAGGGATTAGGATGGAGCAGTTCTTATAAATCTGGAAAAGGTACCGATGCCATTTCAAGCGGATTGGAAGTCACCTGGACAGAAACTCCGACACAATGGAGCAATTATTTCTTCAAAAATCTTTTTGAAAATGAATGGGAACTAACCAAAAGTCCTGCAGGAGCTCATCAATGGGTGGCCAAGAATGGTGAAGAAATTATTCCTGATGCATTCGATCCTTCTAAAAAGCACAGGCCAACCATGCTTACCACGGATTTGTCATTGAGGTTTGATCCTGTTTATGAGAAAATTTCAAGAAAATTCTTTGAAAATCCGGATGCTTTTGCAGATGCATTTGCCAGAGCCTGGTTCAAACTAACTCATAGAGACATGGGACCAAAAGCTCGTTATTTAGGTCCGGAAGTACCGGCGGAGGAATTAATATGGCAGGATCCTATTCCGGAAGTAGACCATGTGTTAATTAACAATTCTGATATTGAAGCACTGAAATCAAAGATTTTAGATTCAGAATTAAGTATTTCTGAACTGGTTTCTACAGCCTGGGCTTCAGCTTCGACCTTTAGAGGAAGTGATAAAAGGGGAGGGGCAAATGGAGCGAGAATCCGTTTGGCTCCGCAAAGATATTGGGCGGTGAATAATCCAACACAGCTTCAGAAAGTTTTGTCAGTTCTGGAAAATATTCGGAAGGAGTTTAATGAAAATCAGACAGGAGGTAAAAAAGTTTCCCTGGCAGATCTGATCGTTCTTGCAGGAAGTGCCGGAATTGAAAAAGCAGCTAAAAATGCAGGCCACAATGTGATTGTACCTTTTGCGCCGGGAAGAATGGATGCTTCTCAGGAACAGACCGATGTGGAATCTATGGGATACCTTGAACCTGCAGCAGACGGTTTCAGAAATTATTTAAAGAAAAAATTCTCCGTTTCTACAGAATCATTATTGATTGATAAAGCACAGTTATTAAATCTTACCGCTCCGGAATTAACAGTATTGGTAGGAGGAATGAGAGCTTTGAATACAAACTTCGACGGTTCTTCTCATGGAATTTTAACTCAAAATCCAGGTGTTTTAAATAATGATTTCTTCGTAAATCTTTTGGATATGAATACACAGTGGAAATCAGCTTCCAATGATAATGAGCTGTATGAAGGGGTGGATCGTAAAACCGGAGAGAAAAAATGGACAGCTACCCGTGCAGATCTTGTTTTCGGTTCAAATTCTGAATTGAGAGCTATTGCTGAAGTGTATGCAAGTTCTGATGCAAAAGAAAAATTTGTGAATGATTTTGTTTCTGCCTGGGTGAAAGTAATGAATGCGGACCGATTTGATTTAGTGTAA
- a CDS encoding leucine-rich repeat protein, with amino-acid sequence MRYTGRIYFTNYERSDKEVADNFIYPVMFFIKNEEGKIIKQIAYSALGEKSESEYGTGGGTGGANGIVFRAKSEIPASFVKSFGSEVRLVFSWSSIDSVDGSETGGGTASILKGNTILFNKNINQGANEIDITSYILAGDNTITLSITDSYGNNRKLKYDIQTIALALSTTYDKTTINSGPIIFRYIPTGNVEKTIHFKLNGSDLPPVVTSINNKELLYEIPAQPHGVHILEVYITADLSGEIIESNHLFTDIISVVAGNLTPLVSSANNVVANQYAPASIEYLVYSPSSNYSDVEILVDGVKVSELLVNRSLQKFTYTFTDSGTHTVTFKCSNVTKNTSVVVTAFDIQVEAETLGLELFLSSRNRSNSEINKNEWKYKNLSCTLTDFDFSTNGWIQDSKGSVALKVSGNARIEIPFKIFDNDFKTGGKTLEFEFSTSDIKNSDSTIFSCKNGNVGFVATSNSFSFSSEQDSTSIFFKEEERIRVSVVVTKVADQRLVFVYINGIISSLYQYNSLDSFLQQAPQNISIGSSDCTINLYNIRVYNNNLNADQMLSNYIADMDNLVEKVNIYERNKLYDAFGNLSYDKCLQSIPCLTIVGELPTYKGDKKTIVGEYENAQDPTKSFSYVNASIDVQGTSSQYYPRKNFKIKFNGGFKNGEINSSKYKLRDNSLAEKTFTFKADFMESSGSHNIGLARLAQDSLNQLGYLVPPQLIDPNIRTTMDGFPMLIFHRATPDSERIFLGKYNFNNDKSNEATTGFTGGQECWEFLNNTSDNTLFIATDFHSVDGNGKHLWKNDFEGRYPENNEDTSNLEALHAWIVSCKGNPTKFKAEAKDHFNIQFLLFYYVFTEFFAMVDQRAKNQMFAMYPDAQGNKRWYLIFYDNDTVLGLNNEGHNVYDYWVEAHDQVGSGFVWNGALSELWKLVEVAFDTEITALYQKMRTSGILTYDKCNTYFNTLESDKWAESIFNEDAKYKYIDPLVIAGNGSYLYTAQGSRKSHRNYWLLNRFRYMDGKYDTSTFSSDYITMRLYTPSGTPVVAPNANFLLTAQKDGYTKIKFGSYINRARLRKNVASLVQAPAITFNDTETIIYGASAIKDLGDLSGKYLGTLDVSKATNLSKLRIGSQVVGYSNQNLRNLFVGNNTLLEELDISNCPNLKQAVDLSGCTAIKNVYASGTGITSVLLPKGGLLYSLILPNTANTLILDNQKFIKNSNLTFTASSITTLVIKDCPLMNVYDIATSLKNLARLRINNLNGTSTSSENFFPLINAKGIDDSGNTTPHSIVEGKWTFTNIYAEDKTFMEANWPDFKFTFSNVATFIQISSATRKATLLNVFDTNGDGELSFAEARAVINIPADTFNTDVNTLRKLSYSFDEFRFFTNVETIGDRAFNSYENELESIIFPPNIKKIGSNAFYFKYNAVVVGNFDKLEELGETPFNGKYLDINLFKNVKIYTTNSFQFMYPRAGKYNLPYITRIFKNMLTNNVNNYPVEELVSNLVDLSGCTSLERMDSYGLYLRPLRGENEVTIILPASINYLENYCMPMYPAAGQFGVTRVIIKVLATTPPILVGPNFVADGIIIDTVEIHVPAASVSAYKTATNWSYFAAKIYPIT; translated from the coding sequence ATGAGATATACAGGAAGAATTTATTTTACAAATTATGAAAGATCAGATAAAGAAGTTGCAGATAACTTCATTTATCCCGTGATGTTCTTCATTAAAAATGAAGAAGGAAAAATCATTAAACAGATTGCATATTCAGCTTTAGGAGAAAAGTCAGAAAGTGAATACGGAACTGGTGGGGGAACCGGAGGAGCCAATGGAATTGTTTTCCGTGCAAAATCTGAAATACCGGCATCGTTCGTAAAATCATTTGGAAGTGAAGTTAGATTAGTTTTTTCGTGGTCATCCATCGACAGCGTTGATGGTAGTGAGACTGGCGGAGGAACTGCGAGTATTTTAAAAGGAAACACAATCCTATTTAATAAAAACATTAATCAGGGAGCCAATGAAATAGATATTACGTCATATATTTTGGCAGGAGATAATACAATTACGCTTAGTATCACCGATAGTTATGGAAATAATAGGAAATTAAAATATGATATTCAAACAATAGCACTTGCTTTGAGTACTACATACGACAAGACCACTATTAATTCGGGGCCAATCATTTTCCGATATATTCCAACCGGAAATGTAGAGAAGACGATTCATTTCAAATTAAATGGATCAGATCTTCCCCCGGTAGTTACTTCAATTAATAACAAAGAGCTTCTTTATGAAATTCCTGCACAGCCGCACGGAGTTCATATTTTAGAGGTGTATATAACCGCTGATTTGTCAGGAGAGATCATTGAAAGCAATCACTTATTTACAGATATTATCAGTGTTGTTGCTGGTAATTTAACGCCTCTAGTTTCTTCAGCAAATAATGTTGTTGCTAATCAATATGCTCCAGCTTCGATTGAATATCTGGTGTATTCACCATCGTCAAATTATAGCGATGTTGAGATTTTGGTCGATGGAGTGAAGGTTTCTGAATTACTTGTAAATAGAAGTTTGCAGAAGTTCACCTATACATTTACGGACTCAGGTACGCATACTGTAACTTTTAAATGTAGCAATGTCACGAAGAATACTTCAGTAGTTGTAACTGCTTTCGATATTCAGGTTGAAGCCGAAACGTTAGGCTTGGAATTATTTTTAAGCAGTCGAAACAGAAGCAATTCAGAGATTAACAAAAATGAGTGGAAATACAAAAACCTGTCATGTACTCTTACGGATTTTGATTTCAGCACCAATGGATGGATTCAGGATTCAAAGGGTTCTGTGGCGCTTAAAGTGAGCGGAAATGCAAGGATTGAGATTCCTTTCAAGATTTTTGATAACGATTTTAAAACAGGTGGTAAAACATTAGAATTTGAATTTTCAACTTCAGATATAAAAAACAGTGACAGTACTATTTTTTCTTGTAAAAATGGAAATGTTGGATTTGTTGCTACCTCAAATTCATTTTCGTTCAGTTCTGAGCAGGACAGTACGTCCATATTTTTTAAGGAAGAGGAAAGGATTCGTGTAAGTGTAGTCGTTACAAAGGTTGCAGATCAAAGATTGGTATTTGTGTATATCAATGGAATTATATCTTCATTATATCAGTATAATTCATTAGACAGCTTTTTACAGCAAGCTCCTCAAAACATTAGCATTGGAAGCAGTGATTGTACTATTAATCTATATAATATCAGGGTTTATAATAATAATTTAAACGCCGATCAGATGTTGTCAAATTACATCGCTGACATGGATAACCTGGTTGAAAAAGTCAACATTTATGAGAGAAATAAATTGTACGATGCATTCGGAAATTTGTCCTACGATAAATGTTTACAATCAATTCCATGCTTAACCATTGTTGGAGAACTGCCAACTTATAAAGGCGATAAAAAAACGATTGTGGGAGAGTATGAAAATGCTCAAGATCCTACAAAATCGTTTTCTTATGTGAATGCGAGTATTGATGTTCAGGGTACTTCATCACAATATTATCCCCGAAAAAACTTTAAAATAAAATTTAATGGAGGTTTTAAAAATGGGGAAATAAATTCTTCAAAATACAAGCTTCGTGATAATTCATTGGCGGAAAAAACATTTACATTTAAAGCTGACTTCATGGAATCTTCAGGTTCTCACAACATTGGTTTGGCAAGGCTTGCACAGGATTCTTTGAATCAATTAGGTTATTTAGTTCCGCCGCAATTAATTGATCCTAATATCCGTACAACGATGGATGGCTTTCCAATGCTTATATTTCACAGAGCGACACCAGATTCGGAGCGTATTTTTCTCGGAAAATATAATTTCAATAATGATAAGTCGAATGAAGCAACGACAGGTTTTACAGGGGGACAGGAATGCTGGGAATTTTTAAACAATACGTCAGATAATACATTATTTATTGCTACAGATTTTCATAGTGTAGACGGAAATGGTAAGCATTTATGGAAAAATGATTTTGAGGGACGATACCCGGAAAATAATGAAGATACTTCAAATCTTGAAGCCTTGCATGCTTGGATCGTAAGCTGCAAAGGCAATCCAACTAAATTTAAAGCTGAAGCTAAAGATCATTTTAATATTCAGTTTTTACTGTTTTATTATGTATTTACTGAGTTTTTTGCAATGGTCGATCAGCGCGCTAAAAATCAAATGTTTGCGATGTATCCAGATGCGCAGGGAAACAAACGTTGGTATCTTATTTTTTATGATAATGACACTGTTTTAGGTCTTAATAACGAAGGACACAATGTGTATGATTATTGGGTGGAAGCTCATGACCAAGTAGGAAGTGGCTTTGTCTGGAATGGCGCGCTTTCAGAGCTTTGGAAATTGGTTGAAGTGGCTTTTGATACTGAAATTACAGCTTTGTATCAGAAAATGAGAACTTCAGGAATTCTGACTTATGATAAGTGCAACACTTACTTTAACACGTTAGAATCTGACAAATGGGCGGAAAGTATTTTCAATGAAGATGCAAAATATAAATATATAGATCCTTTGGTTATTGCCGGGAACGGAAGTTATTTATACACCGCACAAGGTTCAAGAAAATCGCACAGGAATTATTGGCTATTAAACAGATTCAGATATATGGATGGAAAGTATGATACATCTACTTTCTCATCTGATTATATCACGATGAGACTTTATACCCCTTCGGGCACGCCTGTAGTTGCTCCCAATGCTAATTTTTTACTAACTGCTCAAAAAGACGGATACACTAAAATTAAGTTTGGTTCTTATATCAACCGTGCGAGGCTTAGAAAAAATGTTGCATCTTTAGTTCAAGCTCCGGCTATTACTTTTAACGATACAGAAACCATTATCTATGGTGCATCTGCAATTAAAGATCTTGGAGATTTGTCAGGAAAGTATCTTGGTACTTTAGATGTTTCAAAAGCGACGAATTTGTCAAAATTACGAATAGGAAGTCAAGTGGTAGGGTATTCTAATCAAAATTTGAGAAACCTTTTTGTGGGAAATAATACGTTGTTGGAAGAGTTGGATATTTCGAATTGTCCTAATCTCAAGCAGGCTGTTGATTTATCAGGTTGTACAGCTATAAAGAACGTCTATGCGTCAGGAACAGGAATAACCTCTGTATTGTTACCTAAAGGCGGGTTGCTCTATTCTTTAATTTTGCCAAATACAGCAAATACTTTGATTTTGGATAATCAAAAATTTATTAAAAATTCTAATTTAACTTTTACGGCAAGTTCTATAACAACTCTTGTAATTAAGGATTGCCCTTTGATGAATGTTTATGATATTGCCACTTCGTTGAAAAATTTGGCTAGATTGAGAATTAATAATTTAAACGGGACTAGTACTTCTAGTGAAAATTTTTTCCCCCTTATCAATGCTAAAGGAATTGATGATTCGGGTAATACAACCCCACATTCTATCGTTGAAGGAAAATGGACTTTTACAAACATTTATGCAGAGGATAAAACTTTTATGGAAGCTAATTGGCCAGACTTTAAATTTACATTTTCAAATGTTGCCACTTTCATTCAAATTTCGAGTGCGACCAGAAAAGCTACATTATTAAATGTCTTTGATACCAACGGTGATGGAGAACTCAGTTTTGCGGAAGCAAGAGCTGTTATCAATATTCCTGCTGACACTTTCAACACAGATGTTAATACCTTGAGAAAGCTTTCTTACAGTTTTGATGAGTTTAGATTTTTCACGAATGTGGAGACAATTGGAGATAGAGCATTCAATTCATATGAAAATGAATTGGAAAGCATTATTTTTCCTCCCAATATAAAGAAGATAGGTTCTAATGCATTTTACTTTAAGTATAATGCTGTTGTAGTCGGAAATTTTGATAAACTAGAAGAACTTGGCGAAACTCCATTTAATGGAAAATACTTAGATATTAATTTATTTAAGAATGTTAAGATTTATACAACAAATTCATTTCAGTTCATGTATCCGAGAGCGGGGAAATATAACCTTCCTTATATCACGAGAATTTTCAAGAATATGCTTACTAATAATGTAAATAATTATCCTGTTGAAGAGCTTGTTTCCAATCTTGTTGATTTATCCGGGTGTACGAGCTTAGAAAGAATGGATTCGTATGGTTTGTATTTAAGACCTCTTAGGGGAGAGAATGAAGTTACTATTATTCTTCCGGCTTCCATTAACTACCTGGAAAACTACTGCATGCCTATGTACCCAGCTGCAGGCCAATTTGGCGTTACAAGAGTAATAATTAAAGTATTGGCAACGACACCTCCTATTTTGGTGGGACCTAACTTTGTTGCTGACGGGATAATAATAGATACAGTAGAAATTCATGTACCCGCAGCAAGCGTTTCTGCCTATAAAACGGCAACCAATTGGAGCTATTTTGCCGCAAAAATTTATCCGATAACATAA